From a region of the Erinaceus europaeus chromosome 14, mEriEur2.1, whole genome shotgun sequence genome:
- the VSTM2A gene encoding V-set and transmembrane domain-containing protein 2A isoform X4 yields MMGISGAYVGFVFFSVLYVQEGLSSQAKFTEFPRNVTATEGQNVEMSCAFQSGSASVYLEIQWWFLRGPEDQEPGTEVAGGQVELLPDPDNDGTKISTVKVQGNDISHKLQISKVRKKDEGLYECRVTDANYGELQEHKAQAYLKVNGNSHARRMQAFEASPMWLQDMKPRKNVSAAAPNSIHSSANQRMHSTSSPQVVAKIPKQSPQSVHAKTFMSTRAKLAS; encoded by the exons ATGATGGGGATCTCTGGGGCGTATGTtggatttgttttcttttccgtCTTATATGTCCAGGAAGGGCTTTCTTCTCAAG CAAAATTTACCGAGTTTCCTCGGAACGTGACTGCAACTGAAGGACAAAATGTGGAGATGTCCTGCGCCTTCCAGAGTGGTTCGGCCTCAGTTTACTTGGAGATCCAGTGGTGGTTCCTGCGGGGACCCGAGGATCAGGAGCCTGGCACCGAGGTGGCCGGTGGGCAG GTGGAGCTGCTGCCAGACCCAGACAATGACGGGACCAAGATCAGC ACAGTTAAAGTCCAAGGCAATGACATCTCTCACAAGCTTCAGATTTCCAAAGTGAGGAAAAAGGATGAAGGCTTATATGAGTGCAGGGTGACAGATGCCAATTATGGAGAGCTCCAGGAACACAAGGCCCAGGCCTACCTAAAAGTCAATGGCAACAGTCATGCCCGCAGGATGCAGGCCTTTGAAGCCTCGCCCATGTGGCTGCAAGACATGAAGCCCAGGAAGAATGTTTCTGCAGCTGCTCCCAACAGCATCCACAGCTCTGCCAACCAGAGAATGCACTCCACCTCCAGCCCTCAAGTGGTAGCCAAAATCCCCAAACAAAGTCCACAATCAG